Proteins encoded within one genomic window of Nitrospira sp.:
- a CDS encoding OmpA family protein: MRRAGVLTGGAVALMLLGMVCVPRHLSSPPRSAIVTPASLHVSFEQGSLVLRGSLPTERSKTTILEQAQALAAKTRMRVIDQFIVDQQVKTAAWVDMVPQLLPVLGVMVERGSIIIDGRSLLVNGQVAGHREKAEILQALAPVIRAGLRIEDRVVIASTAASSSATVPLSALQLLLTQVLTKSSIEFEPKGAMITPKGQVVLDQIITLLRRAPDTPIEIAGHTDVGGDAEYNMQLSRRRAEAVKQYLTSHGLPNPFTVIGYGSTRPLTQGRSPSSLHQNERIELLM, from the coding sequence ATGAGACGTGCAGGGGTTCTCACCGGAGGGGCAGTTGCGCTCATGCTCCTCGGCATGGTGTGCGTTCCTCGGCACCTTTCCTCCCCGCCACGGTCCGCGATCGTGACTCCGGCCAGCCTTCATGTCAGTTTCGAGCAAGGCAGCTTGGTCCTTCGCGGGTCGTTGCCCACTGAACGCAGTAAGACTACGATTCTTGAGCAGGCGCAGGCGCTCGCTGCGAAAACGCGCATGCGTGTAATCGACCAGTTTATCGTTGATCAGCAGGTCAAGACGGCGGCGTGGGTGGATATGGTGCCGCAACTCTTGCCGGTCTTGGGCGTGATGGTCGAGCGAGGCTCCATCATCATCGATGGACGTTCGCTGCTGGTCAACGGTCAGGTGGCCGGTCATCGTGAGAAGGCGGAGATCTTACAGGCGTTGGCTCCGGTGATACGCGCGGGCTTACGAATTGAAGACCGTGTGGTGATAGCATCGACGGCAGCATCGTCTTCTGCCACGGTTCCTCTGTCGGCACTCCAGCTGCTGCTGACCCAAGTTCTGACGAAATCCTCGATCGAGTTTGAACCCAAGGGCGCGATGATCACGCCCAAAGGACAGGTGGTGCTCGACCAGATCATCACGCTTTTACGGAGAGCTCCCGATACGCCAATTGAAATCGCGGGCCATACCGATGTGGGAGGCGACGCGGAGTACAATATGCAGCTGAGTCGGCGCCGTGCCGAAGCGGTCAAGCAGTATTTGACCAGTCATGGACTTCCAAATCCGTTTACCGTAATCGGCTATGGTTCAACACGTCCCCTTACTCAGGGGAGATCGCCATCGAGCCTTCACCAGAATGAGCGGATCGAATTACTGATGTAA